TCACGAGAGAAGCGTTCAGGTAATTCCCTCCGGCCTTCGCCATAGCCGGCAGCGTGTTCGGTGCCATTCGGTTCCAGTTCGCAACCTCCACATCCACGCCTTCTTCCAGTGCTTCGTCGCCGAGGTAGGTGCCCCATTCCCAGACGGCGATAAACGTCTCGACTTTGTTCTGGAGTGGGTTCACGCCCATTGGTCCCATGCCACGGAAGGTGACAGGCCGGATGTAGCATGACTCCATCCCGCTACGTTCAACGGTGTCAACGACCGCGTCGCACAGTTCATCGACCGAGTACTGGGTTTCCATCCGATGCACCTTGGCGGAGTCCACCAGGCGCTTCATGTGTTCCTCCAGACGGAAGATGGCCGAACCTTCGTCCGTATTATAGCAACGGATGCCTTCGAAAACGGACGAACCGTAGTGCACGACGTGGGAAAGGACGTGGATGTTCGCTTCCTCATAAGGAACGAACTCACCGTTAAACCAGATGTCGGGCTTCTTCATGGGGATCATTCTTAACGACGATACGGGGCGAAAAGGAACCTCCGGGGGAACGACCGAAGTGCCTCGGAGATCAGCTGGCTGCGTCTTGCAGACCGAACCGTTTGAATTACGGAATCGGTTTGGAAAGGTTCGTACTCGCGCACCATCTTGGAACCGCTTTCAAACAGACGTGACCCTCACGAAACGTGATGTCGAAGCGAAA
The nucleotide sequence above comes from Longibacter salinarum. Encoded proteins:
- a CDS encoding branched-chain amino acid transaminase, which translates into the protein MKKPDIWFNGEFVPYEEANIHVLSHVVHYGSSVFEGIRCYNTDEGSAIFRLEEHMKRLVDSAKVHRMETQYSVDELCDAVVDTVERSGMESCYIRPVTFRGMGPMGVNPLQNKVETFIAVWEWGTYLGDEALEEGVDVEVANWNRMAPNTLPAMAKAGGNYLNASLVKMNALKNGMHEGIMLNTNGYLAEGSGENLFIVRDGEIYTAPVGLSILPGITRDSIITLAREKGYSIEEKMVPREALYIADELFFTGTAAEVTPIRSVDHYTVGDGVRGEITEDLQSAYFDIVHNGNDPHDWLTFVDVEEPEEAAATM